A genomic stretch from Thiomicrorhabdus sp. includes:
- a CDS encoding efflux RND transporter periplasmic adaptor subunit produces the protein MKQTRKLFAVSALVAALGLTACQQEAPVAPQEAVQTIAAHVATVSLGEVPMNTVVPGAVVPDQRARIASRLMGYIKNSNVKVGQTVKRGQLLFSIDSADIRSQISQANSAYQQAKAALTDAKLDYDRFTKLYEDDSVSKQQYDKIRLQYSVAQENLAAARSGLRQAESQLKYANVTAPFDGVVVEKMAAAGDLAAPGNPIVVIENLKSLSVQTEVAADLYAVLRQGDEAEVMIDGQNKPLVGTIYTLVSSANPKTRTHTVKLSLPDINNVNSGTFARVSFTRGVRQAMMIPKSAIVMRAGIEGVFVVEDGHAFFHMVRTGMSTGDMVEVQAGLALGEQIVVDNNQSMLNGDQVDVISAGSKAEGA, from the coding sequence ATGAAACAGACACGTAAATTATTTGCCGTTTCGGCTCTGGTCGCGGCTTTGGGATTGACGGCCTGTCAACAGGAAGCGCCGGTTGCCCCGCAGGAAGCGGTGCAGACCATTGCAGCGCATGTCGCAACGGTCAGCCTGGGTGAAGTCCCGATGAATACCGTAGTTCCCGGAGCCGTGGTGCCGGATCAGAGAGCGCGCATCGCTTCGCGTTTGATGGGCTATATTAAGAACTCGAATGTTAAGGTCGGGCAGACAGTGAAGCGCGGCCAGTTATTGTTCTCGATCGACTCGGCGGATATTCGCAGTCAGATTTCTCAGGCGAACTCGGCTTATCAACAGGCTAAAGCCGCTTTGACGGATGCAAAACTGGACTATGACCGTTTTACCAAGTTGTATGAAGACGATTCGGTTTCCAAGCAGCAGTACGACAAAATTCGCCTGCAATACAGTGTGGCTCAGGAAAACCTGGCGGCGGCGCGTTCCGGTTTGAGACAAGCGGAATCGCAGCTGAAATACGCTAATGTGACCGCTCCGTTTGATGGTGTGGTGGTCGAAAAAATGGCTGCTGCCGGTGATTTGGCAGCTCCGGGTAATCCGATCGTCGTAATTGAAAACCTGAAATCTTTGAGTGTTCAGACGGAAGTGGCTGCTGATCTGTACGCCGTTCTGCGTCAGGGCGATGAAGCAGAAGTGATGATTGATGGCCAGAATAAGCCTTTGGTTGGTACGATCTATACTTTGGTAAGTTCCGCGAACCCTAAAACACGTACGCATACGGTTAAATTGAGTCTACCTGATATTAATAATGTAAACAGCGGGACTTTCGCGCGCGTCAGTTTCACGCGTGGTGTCCGCCAGGCGATGATGATTCCCAAGTCGGCAATTGTGATGCGTGCCGGTATTGAAGGTGTATTTGTGGTGGAAGACGGTCATGCCTTCTTTCATATGGTCCGCACCGGAATGTCGACAGGGGATATGGTCGAAGTCCAGGCCGGGCTGGCTCTGGGTGAGCAGATCGTCGTCGATAACAACCAAAGCATGTTGAACGGTGATCAGGTTGACGTGATCTCCGCCGGTTCTAAAGCGGAAGGGGCTTAA